The proteins below are encoded in one region of Bdellovibrionales bacterium:
- a CDS encoding energy transducer TonB — protein MLSAILPNIHLWLGKGLSGFVVLKIYVDRSGIVEDVKIAESVPGGIFDQAAILAVRAWKFDPAIKNGQVVAEWATQKVKFELN, from the coding sequence GTGCTCTCTGCAATCCTCCCGAATATCCACCTCTGGCTCGGAAAAGGCCTATCTGGATTTGTTGTCTTAAAGATCTACGTGGATAGGAGTGGTATCGTGGAAGATGTGAAGATCGCAGAAAGTGTGCCCGGGGGAATCTTTGATCAGGCCGCAATACTGGCCGTGCGAGCTTGGAAATTCGATCCAGCGATAAAGAATGGACAAGTGGTGGCTGAATGGGCCACACAAAAGGTGAAGTTCGAATTGAATTGA